A window from Streptomyces sp. NBC_00271 encodes these proteins:
- a CDS encoding sensor histidine kinase, whose product MRRSKNGPEPLARGNFTPPPRGAAPAQVPVPEPTPAPPPSGGRMSPRNWRVPTRLNAILLIPVIVGLIMGGFQVKNSIDTWQEARDAEKVAKIVAAASDYAEALLNERDVSAKPLLKNDRNNAAVKQVRATTDQMADAFHKEVVGMPAKQGLERRLSLVVKAEPQLDQIRKLAFTKSMDPVQTEEGYVTVEHLLMEFSNELGLGTGNITSYGRSVYAIALAKGAESLQRSIGTHLIVKPSTDTKNHALQVTSFTSYAYLENIALQEYVSGGTEQDEARLKQVMAEKTAEGKSQLAAAKSKTEAEGGTFVAPPDMNGMIQAIASGATPTQLAAQGITSETWMAAATLKFQGYSQVEKELIDRAVNDAGSIASDAQRRAYINGAIVVIALLAAFILAGLMARQMSRAMRQLRNAAFGVAEQRLPMLVDQLSRTDPGRVDTRVTPIPITTTDEIGEVARAFDQVHREAVRLAAEQALLRGNINAIFTNLSRRNQSLIEGQLTLITDLENNEADPDQLENLFRLDHLATRMRRNGENLLVLAGEEPGRRWDQPVPLVDVLRAASSEVEQYERIELSGVPEAEIHGRAVTDLVHLLAELLENATTFSSPQTKVRVTATRLPDGRIMVEIHDKGIGLTAEDFADINHKLANPPTVDAAISQRMGLFVVGRLSDRHGIRVQLRPSGEQAGTTSLVMLPDAITHGGGGGEQQLQRDEFTVSQIIPEPQSFQPEQAFQSQAQPMRTAAELGFDDSRYTEVPDDIRELDPVGRSLMREERRAALEAQAQGQPEAIEPPRYQEDFEAPQPAYDDAQASFGNGQPGYDNGQGAYEEQQASYDQQTGYEEPQQGTYDETYFPSNGGYPEPAYAEPVQEEHTGARSSASDTFSAFDEPSYQDDWPQQESYRNGYPSGYAPEAESSQAADVSEQDRVGFSRPGPTSSAPHELTDAGLPRRGSTASGTNGQRPVDQGTQGVQAPPAATASNGDGDWRTSNDNRWQRAEQLKKPKAGGVTSSGLPRRVPKANLVEGTAETTPQGGPQVSRAPEDIRGRLSNLRRGVQQGRNAGSDTNGQGFGPDSTYNQER is encoded by the coding sequence GTGAGGCGAAGCAAGAACGGTCCCGAGCCGTTGGCACGGGGCAACTTCACCCCGCCGCCGCGCGGCGCGGCGCCCGCGCAGGTGCCCGTCCCGGAGCCCACGCCGGCGCCCCCGCCGAGCGGCGGTCGTATGTCCCCCCGTAACTGGCGCGTACCCACCAGGCTGAACGCGATCCTGCTCATACCTGTGATCGTCGGCCTCATCATGGGCGGCTTCCAGGTGAAGAACTCGATCGACACCTGGCAGGAGGCTCGCGACGCCGAAAAGGTCGCCAAGATCGTGGCGGCCGCCAGCGACTACGCCGAGGCTCTGCTCAACGAGCGCGACGTGTCCGCCAAGCCACTGCTCAAGAACGACCGGAACAACGCCGCGGTCAAGCAGGTCCGCGCGACCACCGACCAGATGGCCGACGCCTTCCACAAGGAAGTCGTCGGCATGCCGGCCAAGCAGGGTCTTGAGCGCCGGCTGAGCCTGGTGGTGAAGGCCGAGCCCCAGCTGGACCAGATCCGCAAACTCGCCTTCACCAAGTCCATGGACCCGGTGCAGACCGAAGAGGGCTACGTCACCGTCGAGCACCTGCTGATGGAGTTCTCGAACGAACTCGGCCTCGGCACGGGCAACATCACGAGCTACGGCCGTTCGGTGTACGCCATCGCGCTCGCCAAGGGCGCCGAGTCGCTGCAGCGCTCGATCGGCACCCACCTGATCGTCAAGCCCAGCACCGACACGAAGAACCACGCGCTGCAGGTCACCTCCTTCACCTCGTACGCGTACCTGGAGAACATCGCTCTCCAGGAGTACGTCTCCGGCGGCACCGAGCAGGACGAAGCCCGGCTCAAGCAGGTCATGGCGGAGAAGACCGCCGAGGGCAAGAGCCAGCTGGCTGCGGCCAAGAGCAAGACCGAGGCCGAGGGCGGGACCTTCGTGGCGCCGCCCGACATGAATGGGATGATCCAGGCGATCGCAAGCGGCGCCACGCCCACCCAGCTCGCCGCTCAGGGCATCACTTCTGAGACGTGGATGGCCGCCGCCACCCTCAAGTTCCAGGGCTACAGCCAGGTCGAGAAGGAACTCATCGACCGGGCCGTCAACGACGCCGGAAGCATCGCCTCCGACGCCCAGCGCCGGGCCTACATCAACGGCGCCATCGTCGTGATCGCCCTGCTCGCCGCCTTCATCCTGGCCGGACTCATGGCCCGCCAGATGAGCCGCGCGATGCGCCAGCTGCGCAACGCGGCCTTCGGGGTCGCCGAGCAGCGTCTGCCGATGCTGGTCGACCAGCTCTCGCGCACCGACCCGGGCCGCGTCGACACCCGTGTCACGCCCATCCCGATCACCACCACGGACGAGATCGGCGAAGTCGCCCGCGCCTTCGACCAGGTCCACCGCGAGGCCGTCCGGCTCGCCGCCGAGCAGGCCCTCCTGCGGGGCAACATCAACGCGATCTTCACCAACCTGTCGCGCCGCAACCAGTCCCTGATCGAGGGCCAGCTGACCCTCATCACCGACCTGGAGAACAACGAGGCCGACCCGGACCAGCTGGAGAACCTCTTCCGCCTGGACCACCTCGCGACCCGTATGCGCCGCAACGGCGAGAACCTCCTCGTCCTCGCCGGTGAGGAGCCGGGCCGCCGCTGGGACCAGCCGGTGCCCCTCGTGGACGTCCTGCGCGCCGCCTCCTCCGAGGTGGAGCAGTACGAGCGCATCGAGCTCTCCGGCGTCCCGGAGGCCGAGATCCACGGCCGCGCCGTGACCGACCTCGTGCACCTGCTCGCCGAGCTCCTGGAGAACGCCACCACGTTCTCCTCCCCGCAGACCAAGGTCCGCGTCACCGCGACCCGGCTGCCCGACGGCCGCATCATGGTCGAGATCCACGACAAGGGCATCGGCCTCACCGCCGAGGACTTCGCGGACATCAACCACAAGCTGGCCAACCCGCCGACCGTGGACGCCGCGATCTCGCAGCGCATGGGCCTGTTCGTGGTCGGCCGGCTGTCCGACCGGCACGGCATCCGCGTCCAGCTGCGCCCCTCCGGCGAGCAGGCCGGTACGACCTCGCTCGTCATGCTCCCCGACGCGATCACCCACGGTGGTGGCGGCGGCGAACAGCAGCTCCAGCGCGACGAGTTCACCGTCTCGCAGATCATCCCGGAGCCGCAGAGCTTCCAGCCGGAGCAGGCCTTCCAGTCCCAGGCCCAGCCGATGCGCACCGCCGCCGAACTCGGCTTCGACGACAGCCGCTACACGGAGGTCCCCGACGACATCCGGGAGCTGGACCCCGTCGGGCGCTCGCTGATGCGTGAGGAGCGCCGTGCGGCCCTGGAGGCCCAGGCACAGGGCCAGCCGGAGGCCATCGAGCCGCCGAGGTACCAGGAGGACTTCGAGGCCCCCCAGCCCGCGTACGACGACGCTCAGGCCTCCTTCGGCAACGGGCAGCCCGGGTACGACAACGGCCAGGGTGCCTACGAGGAGCAGCAGGCCTCGTACGACCAGCAGACGGGGTACGAGGAACCGCAGCAGGGGACGTACGACGAGACGTACTTCCCGTCGAACGGCGGCTACCCGGAACCCGCGTATGCGGAGCCGGTCCAGGAGGAGCACACGGGAGCCCGGAGTTCCGCTTCGGACACCTTCTCGGCCTTCGACGAGCCGTCCTACCAGGACGACTGGCCGCAGCAGGAGTCGTACCGGAACGGTTACCCGTCCGGGTACGCTCCCGAAGCGGAATCTTCGCAGGCCGCTGACGTGAGTGAGCAGGACCGCGTAGGCTTCAGCCGTCCGGGACCGACCTCCTCCGCCCCCCATGAGCTGACCGACGCCGGGCTGCCGCGCCGCGGATCCACCGCGAGCGGCACCAACGGCCAGCGGCCCGTGGACCAGGGCACCCAGGGGGTTCAGGCACCGCCCGCGGCCACCGCGAGCAATGGCGACGGCGACTGGCGTACGTCCAACGACAACCGCTGGCAGCGCGCCGAGCAGCTCAAGAAGCCCAAGGCGGGCGGGGTCACCTCGTCCGGTCTTCCCCGGCGGGTGCCCAAGGCCAATCTGGTCGAGGGAACCGCGGAAACGACCCCACAGGGCGGCCCTCAGGTCTCCCGCGCTCCCGAGGACATCCGGGGCAGGCTGAGCAACCTGCGCCGCGGCGTCCAGCAGGGACGCAATGCAGGTAGTGACACGAACGGCCAGGGCTTCGGTCCTGACAGCACCTACAACCAGGAGCGTTAG
- a CDS encoding GTP-binding protein, translated as MDFASSDGGRTTTSAKIVVAGGFGVGKTTFVGAVSEINPLRTEAVMTSASAGIDDLTHTGDKTTTTVAMDFGRITLDQDLILYLFGTPGQDRFWFMWDDLVRGAIGAVVLVDTRRLADCFPAVDYFENSGLPFVIALNGFDGHQPYNPEEVREALQIGPDAPIITTDARHRADAKSALITLVEHALMARLR; from the coding sequence GTGGACTTCGCAAGCTCTGACGGAGGTCGTACGACCACCTCCGCGAAGATCGTGGTGGCGGGCGGATTCGGCGTGGGCAAGACCACGTTCGTCGGCGCCGTCTCGGAGATCAACCCGCTGCGCACCGAGGCCGTCATGACGTCCGCGTCGGCCGGCATCGACGACCTCACCCACACCGGAGACAAGACGACGACCACCGTCGCCATGGACTTCGGCCGCATCACCCTGGACCAGGACCTGATCCTGTACCTCTTCGGTACGCCGGGTCAGGACCGCTTCTGGTTCATGTGGGACGACCTGGTCCGCGGCGCCATCGGTGCCGTCGTCCTGGTCGACACCCGCCGTCTCGCCGACTGCTTCCCCGCGGTCGACTACTTCGAGAACAGCGGCCTGCCGTTCGTCATCGCCCTCAACGGCTTCGACGGACATCAGCCCTACAACCCCGAAGAGGTGCGCGAGGCGCTCCAGATCGGACCGGACGCCCCGATCATCACGACGGACGCCCGGCACCGTGCGGACGCGAAGAGCGCGCTCATCACGCTGGTCGAGCACGCACTCATGGCACGTCTGCGCTAG
- a CDS encoding DUF742 domain-containing protein: protein MTPPTASHDPYAQPYGDEGDQPLVRPYAMTGGRTRPRYQLAIEALISTTADPAQLMGLLPEHQRICHLCREVKSVAEVSALLSMPLGVARILVADLAEAGLVAIHQPGGDENNGGAPDVTLLERVLSGLRKL from the coding sequence ATGACCCCGCCCACCGCCTCTCATGATCCGTACGCACAGCCGTACGGGGACGAGGGCGACCAGCCGCTGGTACGTCCGTACGCGATGACCGGCGGCCGGACCCGGCCGCGGTACCAACTCGCCATCGAGGCACTGATCAGCACTACGGCCGACCCCGCGCAGTTGATGGGGCTGCTCCCCGAGCACCAGCGGATCTGCCACCTTTGCCGTGAGGTCAAGTCGGTGGCCGAGGTGTCGGCCCTCCTGTCCATGCCGCTCGGTGTGGCCAGGATCCTCGTCGCGGACCTCGCGGAGGCCGGACTCGTCGCCATTCACCAGCCTGGCGGCGATGAGAACAACGGCGGCGCGCCGGACGTGACTTTGCTCGAAAGGGTGCTCAGTGGACTTCGCAAGCTCTGA
- a CDS encoding roadblock/LC7 domain-containing protein, which translates to MSQAAQNLNWLITNFVDNTPGVSHTVVVSADGLLLAMSEGFPRDRADQLAAVASGLTSLTAGASRIFEGGTVAQTVVEMERGFLFLMSVSDGSSLAVLSHPECDIGLVGYEMALLVDRAGAVLTPDLRAELQGSLLH; encoded by the coding sequence ATGAGCCAGGCGGCACAGAACCTGAACTGGTTGATCACCAACTTTGTGGACAACACCCCCGGGGTGTCCCACACCGTCGTCGTGTCAGCCGACGGGCTCCTTCTGGCCATGTCCGAAGGATTCCCACGCGACCGCGCCGACCAGCTTGCGGCCGTCGCCTCCGGTCTGACCTCGTTGACCGCCGGGGCCTCCCGGATTTTCGAGGGCGGCACGGTGGCCCAGACGGTCGTCGAAATGGAGCGCGGCTTCCTCTTCCTCATGTCCGTCTCGGACGGCTCGTCCTTGGCGGTCCTCTCCCACCCGGAGTGCGACATCGGCCTTGTCGGCTACGAGATGGCGCTGCTCGTCGATCGGGCGGGTGCCGTACTCACGCCGGACCTGCGCGCTGAACTCCAGGGAAGTCTGCTCCACTAA
- a CDS encoding nitrate- and nitrite sensing domain-containing protein produces MQGRFKRDGSASAEPEPHGGTDRGSSPQHAQSPGQSELGGGERSARPGATAPDQPPAKPKGPPGPGSRIALRNWRISTRLVSLLALPVVAATTLGALRINQSMDDIQQLDNMKLLTDMTQQATELAAALQKERDQSAGPLAHGAKPNDITVKGVRDATDVAKQQFIQGTQEIDTASANGQLTGVRDSLVAIAGELNKLSTIRNGAYSDAKNSSQTVDGYHRLITQLIGLSQDMAEATSNPEMISRTRALSAFSSAKEYASVQRAVIAAALPASNTTFGQLSENDRLYANSAQDSEASERTSFASIYGSGAEDLTKPIDQGNPTIQAADAYSNRVLGSTGGLNTQDKRSYKDWVDDDTAKIEQMSKIELTLLNQMEQKARELKNASQQEAIISGALILLVLGVSLVGAFVVARSMIRSLRRLQDTATKVAQDRLPELVKQLSESDPQDVDTSVESVGVHSRDEIGQVAAAFDDVHREAVRLAAEQALLRGNVNAMFTNLSRRSQGLIQRQLSLISELESREADPDQLSSLFKLDHLATRMRRNGENLLVLAGEEPGRRWTRPVPLVDVLRAAASEVEQYERIELASVPTTQVAGRVVNDLVHLLAELLENATSFSSPQTKVKVTGHALPDGRVLIEIHDTGIGLSPEDLAAINERLASPPTVDVSVSRRMGLFVVGRLSQRHGIRIQLRPSDSGGTTALVMLPVDVAQGGKKAPGKPGPGGSGGPVAAQASAGVAAARRGGQGGGPSLGAGAPAAGGGLLGAQPQRGQVGAGQGPRAALPGSNQGGRPGAPGGARGPQGPGNQGRPAPAGAGAFGQSPQGLQAAGTGASQGFDFGDNSGPAAAPPQQPAGNKGGGRRRPQLPGRGGPRAELPGGSPQQSRPSWSDDNAQPPVPRASLDTPRGHEEPDSTSRMPRIDDRQDPAATSEMPRIDDRQGPAATSGFPRPDFDAPRPGMNAPQNNGQNNGQFVRPDVYGSSGTAPAAPNPSTTGQFATPGYGASSDPSSTGQFATPGYGASQDPSSTGQFARPGYGNGQDPSSTGQFATPGYGNRQDPSSTGQFERPAPPQQRPTRPQEPEALPPATGPGDGRTPLYDTLETNWFHGQANGSQNGSPNGAHNGAQNNGVHTNGSQPSQQQPPQTPTAPPQRPAAAPASANWRTSPNDDLVRQAERVRQPSAGGVTTSGLPRRVPRANLVAGTAQQQQHQTGPQVSRAPDDVRGRLTNLRRGIQQGRQAGTGQTGSFPSPTHQQER; encoded by the coding sequence GTGCAGGGACGTTTCAAGAGGGATGGCAGCGCTTCGGCGGAGCCGGAGCCGCACGGCGGGACCGACCGCGGTTCCTCGCCCCAGCACGCCCAGAGCCCGGGACAATCAGAACTCGGCGGCGGTGAGCGCTCCGCGCGCCCCGGCGCGACGGCTCCCGATCAACCACCCGCGAAGCCGAAGGGTCCCCCCGGCCCCGGCTCCCGAATAGCTCTGCGCAACTGGCGCATCTCCACGCGTCTGGTGTCGCTGCTCGCGCTCCCGGTGGTCGCCGCGACCACCCTGGGTGCCCTGCGCATCAACCAGTCGATGGACGACATCCAGCAGCTCGACAACATGAAGCTGCTGACCGACATGACCCAGCAGGCGACCGAGCTCGCCGCCGCGCTCCAGAAGGAGCGCGACCAGTCGGCCGGCCCGCTCGCGCACGGCGCGAAGCCCAACGACATCACGGTCAAGGGCGTCCGCGACGCGACGGACGTCGCCAAGCAGCAGTTCATCCAGGGCACGCAGGAGATCGACACCGCCAGCGCGAACGGGCAGCTCACCGGTGTCCGTGACAGCCTCGTGGCCATCGCGGGCGAGCTGAACAAGCTGAGCACCATCCGCAACGGCGCTTACAGCGACGCCAAGAACTCCTCGCAGACGGTCGACGGGTACCACCGCCTCATCACTCAGCTGATCGGCCTCTCCCAGGACATGGCCGAGGCGACCAGCAACCCGGAGATGATCTCGCGCACCCGCGCCCTGTCGGCCTTCTCCTCCGCCAAGGAGTACGCCTCCGTCCAGCGCGCCGTCATCGCCGCCGCGCTGCCCGCGAGCAACACCACCTTCGGCCAGCTCTCCGAGAACGACCGGCTGTACGCGAACTCCGCGCAGGACAGTGAGGCCTCCGAGCGCACCAGCTTCGCGAGCATCTACGGCTCCGGAGCGGAAGACCTCACCAAGCCGATCGACCAGGGCAACCCGACGATCCAGGCCGCCGACGCGTACTCCAACCGCGTACTCGGCTCGACGGGCGGTCTGAACACCCAGGACAAGCGCTCGTACAAGGACTGGGTCGACGACGACACGGCCAAGATCGAGCAGATGTCGAAGATCGAGCTGACGCTGCTCAACCAGATGGAGCAGAAGGCCCGTGAGCTGAAGAACGCCTCCCAGCAGGAAGCGATCATCTCCGGTGCGCTGATCCTGCTGGTCCTCGGCGTCTCGCTGGTCGGCGCCTTCGTCGTGGCCCGCTCCATGATCCGCTCGCTGCGCCGGCTCCAGGACACCGCGACCAAGGTCGCCCAGGACCGTCTGCCCGAGCTGGTCAAGCAGCTCTCCGAGTCCGACCCGCAGGACGTCGACACCTCCGTCGAGTCCGTCGGTGTGCACTCCCGGGACGAGATCGGCCAGGTGGCCGCGGCCTTCGACGACGTGCACCGCGAGGCCGTACGACTGGCCGCCGAGCAGGCCCTCCTGCGAGGCAACGTCAACGCGATGTTCACCAACCTCTCGCGCCGCTCCCAGGGCCTCATCCAGCGTCAGCTCTCGCTCATCTCCGAGCTGGAGTCCCGCGAGGCCGACCCGGACCAGCTGTCCTCCCTCTTCAAGCTCGACCACCTCGCGACCCGCATGCGCCGTAACGGTGAGAACCTCCTCGTTCTCGCCGGTGAAGAGCCCGGCCGCCGCTGGACCCGCCCGGTCCCGCTGGTCGACGTGCTCCGCGCCGCCGCCTCCGAGGTGGAGCAGTACGAGCGCATCGAGCTGGCCTCGGTCCCGACGACGCAGGTCGCCGGCCGAGTCGTCAACGACCTCGTGCACCTGCTCGCCGAGCTCCTCGAGAACGCCACCTCGTTCTCCTCCCCGCAGACCAAGGTCAAGGTCACCGGTCACGCGCTGCCCGACGGCCGCGTGCTGATCGAGATCCACGACACCGGTATCGGCCTCTCCCCCGAGGACCTGGCCGCGATCAACGAGCGGCTCGCCTCGCCGCCCACCGTGGACGTCTCCGTCTCCCGCCGCATGGGTCTGTTCGTGGTCGGTCGTCTGTCGCAGCGGCACGGCATCCGCATCCAGCTGCGTCCGTCCGACTCCGGTGGCACCACCGCGCTCGTCATGCTCCCCGTCGACGTCGCCCAGGGCGGCAAGAAGGCGCCGGGCAAGCCGGGTCCCGGTGGTTCCGGTGGTCCGGTCGCCGCACAGGCCTCGGCCGGTGTCGCGGCGGCCCGCCGCGGCGGCCAGGGCGGCGGTCCGTCCCTCGGGGCGGGTGCCCCCGCCGCCGGTGGCGGTCTCCTCGGTGCCCAGCCGCAGCGCGGACAGGTCGGCGCCGGTCAGGGTCCGCGGGCCGCGCTCCCCGGCAGCAACCAGGGCGGTCGCCCGGGTGCCCCGGGTGGGGCGCGTGGACCGCAGGGTCCCGGCAACCAGGGCAGGCCGGCCCCGGCCGGTGCGGGCGCCTTCGGGCAGAGCCCGCAGGGCCTGCAGGCTGCCGGAACCGGTGCCTCCCAGGGCTTCGACTTCGGTGACAACAGCGGCCCCGCGGCCGCTCCTCCGCAGCAGCCCGCGGGCAACAAGGGCGGCGGCCGCCGCAGGCCGCAGCTGCCCGGACGTGGTGGTCCGCGTGCCGAGCTGCCCGGTGGCAGCCCGCAGCAGTCCCGGCCGAGCTGGAGCGACGACAACGCGCAGCCGCCGGTGCCGCGCGCGTCCCTCGACACCCCGCGCGGTCACGAGGAACCCGACTCCACTTCGCGCATGCCCCGGATCGACGACCGGCAGGACCCGGCCGCGACCTCGGAGATGCCGCGGATCGACGACCGCCAGGGTCCCGCGGCCACCTCGGGGTTCCCCCGTCCCGACTTCGACGCCCCGCGCCCCGGCATGAACGCGCCGCAGAACAACGGGCAGAACAACGGTCAGTTCGTCCGCCCCGACGTGTACGGCTCCTCGGGCACGGCTCCGGCCGCCCCGAACCCGTCCACCACGGGCCAGTTCGCCACCCCGGGCTACGGCGCCTCCTCGGACCCCTCGTCCACGGGCCAGTTCGCCACGCCCGGCTACGGCGCCTCCCAGGACCCGTCGTCCACCGGCCAGTTCGCTCGGCCGGGTTACGGCAACGGCCAGGACCCCTCGTCGACCGGCCAGTTCGCGACGCCCGGCTACGGCAACCGCCAGGACCCCTCGTCCACCGGCCAGTTCGAGCGCCCGGCGCCCCCGCAGCAGCGGCCCACGCGTCCGCAGGAGCCCGAGGCGCTGCCGCCGGCGACGGGACCCGGTGACGGACGTACGCCGCTGTACGACACGCTGGAGACCAACTGGTTCCACGGTCAGGCGAACGGCTCCCAGAACGGCTCCCCCAACGGAGCTCACAACGGCGCCCAGAACAACGGCGTCCACACCAACGGCTCGCAGCCCTCGCAGCAGCAGCCGCCACAGACCCCCACAGCACCACCGCAACGGCCGGCCGCCGCACCGGCTTCCGCCAACTGGCGCACCTCGCCGAACGACGACCTCGTCCGGCAGGCAGAACGCGTCCGTCAACCGTCGGCGGGCGGGGTCACCACCTCAGGCCTGCCGCGCCGCGTCCCGCGAGCCAACCTCGTCGCGGGTACGGCACAGCAGCAACAGCACCAAACTGGTCCGCAGGTCTCCCGTGCGCCTGATGACGTACGCGGCCGGCTGACCAATCTCCGTAGGGGCATTCAGCAGGGTCGACAGGCCGGTACCGGCCAGACCGGCAGCTTCCCCAGCCCCACTCACCAGCAGGAGCGTTAG
- a CDS encoding fumarylacetoacetate hydrolase family protein yields MRIARFSIDGNVAFGAVEGDKPDELVLDIIKGIPFADFELSGTKVPLSKVRLLPPVLPNKVVAFGRNYAEHAKELGNEVPDAPFAFFKPSTSVIGPGDEIQYPSFSSELHHEAELAVVIGRMCREVPRERVKDVILGYTCANDVTARDVQKREKQWARAKGFDNSCPLGPWVETDLDLAAIAEGITIQCTVNGAQRQLGRTSEMIHSVEDLIVNITEAMTLLPGDVILTGTPAGVGPLNVGDEVAVTIEGIGTLTNKVIKRG; encoded by the coding sequence GTGCGCATCGCCAGGTTCTCCATCGACGGCAACGTCGCTTTCGGCGCGGTCGAGGGCGACAAGCCGGACGAGCTCGTCCTCGACATCATCAAGGGCATTCCGTTCGCGGACTTCGAGCTCTCCGGTACGAAGGTCCCGCTGAGCAAGGTGCGGCTGCTGCCGCCGGTGCTCCCCAACAAGGTCGTGGCCTTCGGCCGCAACTACGCGGAGCACGCGAAGGAACTCGGCAACGAGGTGCCCGACGCCCCCTTCGCCTTCTTCAAACCGTCGACCTCGGTGATCGGCCCCGGCGACGAGATCCAGTACCCCTCCTTCTCCAGCGAGCTGCACCACGAGGCCGAGCTCGCCGTGGTCATCGGCCGCATGTGCCGCGAGGTCCCGCGCGAGCGCGTCAAGGACGTCATCCTCGGTTACACCTGCGCCAACGACGTCACCGCGCGTGACGTCCAGAAGCGCGAGAAGCAGTGGGCCCGGGCCAAGGGCTTCGACAACTCCTGCCCGCTCGGCCCCTGGGTGGAGACGGACCTCGACCTCGCCGCGATCGCCGAGGGCATCACGATCCAGTGCACGGTGAACGGCGCCCAGCGCCAGCTCGGCCGCACCAGCGAGATGATCCACTCCGTCGAGGACCTGATCGTCAACATCACCGAGGCCATGACGCTGCTCCCCGGCGACGTGATCCTCACCGGCACCCCGGCTGGGGTCGGCCCCCTGAACGTCGGCGACGAGGTCGCCGTCACCATCGAAGGCATCGGCACTCTCACCAACAAGGTGATCAAGCGTGGCTAA
- the gltX gene encoding glutamate--tRNA ligase codes for MANANVRVRFCPSPTGNPHVGLVRTALFNWAFARHNEGTLVFRIEDTDAARDSEESYDQLLDSMRWLGFDWDEGPEIGGPHAPYRQSQRMDIYKDVAQKLLDAGHAYHCYCSTEELDARREAARAAGKPSGYDGHCRDLTDEQKAAYVAEGRTPIVRFRMPDEAITFTDLVRGEITYLPENVPDYGIVRANGAPLYTLVNPVDDALMEITHVLRGEDLLSSTPRQIALYKALIELGVAKETPAFGHLPYVMGEGNKKLSKRDPESSLNLYRERGFLPEGLLNYLSLLGWSLAADRDIFSIDEMVAAFDVTDVNPNPARFDLKKCEAINADHIRLLDVKDFTERCAPWLRAPFAPWAPEDFDEAKWQAIAPHAQSRMKVLSEITDNVDFLFLPEPAVDEASWTKAMKEGSDALLRTAREKLDAADWSSPESLKEAVLAAGEEHGLKLGKAQAPVRVAVTGRTVGLPLFESLQILGKEKTLARVDAALERLAA; via the coding sequence GTGGCTAACGCGAACGTCCGCGTACGTTTCTGTCCGTCCCCGACCGGCAACCCCCACGTGGGCCTGGTCCGCACCGCCCTGTTCAACTGGGCGTTCGCCCGGCACAACGAAGGCACCCTGGTCTTCCGCATCGAGGACACCGACGCGGCCCGCGACTCCGAGGAGTCGTACGACCAGCTGCTCGACTCGATGCGCTGGCTGGGCTTCGACTGGGACGAGGGCCCCGAGATCGGCGGCCCGCACGCGCCGTACCGCCAGTCGCAGCGCATGGACATCTACAAGGATGTCGCCCAGAAGCTGCTGGACGCCGGCCACGCGTACCACTGCTACTGCTCCACCGAGGAGCTGGACGCCCGCCGCGAGGCCGCCCGCGCCGCCGGCAAGCCCTCCGGCTACGACGGCCACTGCCGCGACCTCACCGACGAGCAGAAGGCCGCCTACGTGGCCGAGGGCCGCACGCCCATCGTCCGCTTCCGGATGCCCGACGAGGCGATCACCTTCACGGACCTGGTCCGCGGCGAGATCACCTACCTCCCGGAGAACGTTCCGGACTACGGCATCGTCCGGGCGAACGGCGCACCGCTCTACACGCTGGTCAACCCGGTCGACGACGCCCTGATGGAGATCACCCACGTCCTGCGCGGTGAGGACCTGCTCTCCTCCACCCCGCGGCAGATCGCCCTCTACAAGGCGCTGATCGAGCTGGGCGTGGCCAAGGAGACCCCCGCCTTCGGCCACCTGCCGTACGTCATGGGCGAGGGCAACAAGAAGCTCTCCAAGCGCGACCCGGAGTCCTCGCTCAACCTCTACAGGGAGCGCGGTTTCCTCCCCGAGGGCCTGCTGAACTACCTCTCCCTGCTCGGCTGGTCGCTCGCGGCGGACCGCGACATCTTCTCCATCGACGAGATGGTCGCCGCGTTCGACGTCACGGACGTGAACCCGAACCCGGCCCGCTTCGACCTGAAGAAGTGCGAGGCGATCAACGCCGACCACATCCGCCTGCTCGACGTGAAGGACTTCACCGAGCGCTGCGCCCCCTGGCTGCGGGCCCCGTTCGCCCCCTGGGCGCCGGAGGACTTCGACGAGGCGAAGTGGCAGGCGATCGCCCCGCACGCCCAGTCGCGGATGAAGGTCCTCTCCGAGATCACGGACAACGTCGACTTCCTGTTCCTGCCGGAGCCGGCCGTCGACGAGGCCTCCTGGACGAAGGCCATGAAGGAGGGCAGCGACGCCCTGCTCCGCACGGCCCGCGAGAAGCTGGACGCCGCCGACTGGTCCTCCCCGGAGTCCCTCAAGGAGGCCGTCCTGGCCGCCGGTGAGGAGCACGGCCTCAAGCTCGGCAAGGCCCAGGCACCGGTCCGCGTCGCCGTCACCGGCCGCACGGTGGGCCTGCCGCTCTTCGAGTCCCTGCAGATCCTGGGCAAGGAGAAGACCCTGGCCCGCGTCGACGCCGCACTGGAGCGGCTCGCCGCGTAA